From the Streptomyces erythrochromogenes genome, one window contains:
- a CDS encoding helix-turn-helix domain-containing protein, protein MTNHDLDDLEYIGTGLTCPHCGVYMATYNGPGRPAKYCSASCRQGSYRARGKKTHRMGSDDNSTALLELALDMQDEVRHFVRLLSDPADPLDAIQAAARIEKQLDLLTQGVVGRARSRHFSWRAISKALGVGVDSARRRFHPQRAKRQVDLAVSQRTERLYAMGEIFMQAQLVEEEPRPTGGPRPLAPALSRIQRASGMPLRVIGASVPVSASYLSRVLCGVKFPSWELTRRFAQVCGEDPENLRTLWEEEDRYRRRRSVFEPRPIAT, encoded by the coding sequence GTGACCAACCATGACCTCGACGATCTCGAGTACATCGGCACCGGCCTGACCTGCCCCCATTGCGGGGTCTACATGGCCACCTACAACGGCCCCGGCCGCCCCGCGAAGTACTGCTCGGCTTCGTGCCGCCAGGGGTCCTACCGAGCCCGAGGCAAGAAGACCCACCGGATGGGGTCGGACGACAACAGCACCGCCTTGCTGGAACTGGCCTTGGACATGCAGGACGAGGTGCGCCACTTCGTGCGCCTCCTCTCCGACCCGGCGGATCCCCTCGACGCCATCCAGGCCGCCGCGCGGATCGAGAAGCAACTCGACCTCCTCACCCAAGGGGTGGTCGGCCGGGCGCGTAGCCGGCACTTCTCCTGGCGCGCCATCAGCAAAGCCCTGGGAGTGGGAGTGGACAGCGCACGGCGCCGGTTCCACCCCCAACGCGCCAAGCGGCAGGTGGACCTCGCCGTGTCGCAGCGCACTGAACGGCTGTACGCGATGGGGGAGATCTTCATGCAGGCCCAGCTGGTGGAGGAGGAACCGCGCCCGACGGGCGGCCCGCGGCCTCTCGCGCCGGCGCTTTCCCGGATTCAGCGGGCCTCGGGGATGCCCTTGCGTGTGATCGGCGCCTCCGTGCCCGTGTCCGCCTCCTACCTGTCCCGGGTCCTGTGCGGGGTCAAGTTCCCCTCCTGGGAACTGACCAGGCGCTTCGCGCAGGTTTGCGGTGAAGACCCGGAGAACCTGCGCACGCTGTGGGAAGAGGAAGACCGGTACCGGCGTCGCCGCAGCGTGTTCGAGCCGCGCCCAATCGCCACATGA
- a CDS encoding IclR family transcriptional regulator domain-containing protein produces MSRYEGPSGGAQGPDPVVPAGLADLLDQLAGPKDVWDRPDGDFGPLDGSYGLSQEEREHANSMYRVGSKALVRGDLLRAANWLGSAAEAGHPGAMFRMAALTGRAGGAVDDVRFLVAEAARHGHVDAERLLAGTVGRRISGTWTMQDPEFFDEVRIGLGKPLVLHTGHGDENPGGAGGSPSRADGPRLVLLPQTRVEQPGPRRVPRGPARLRPVPASSTARTAAAQAPIAQPDSAELGRPDAATPPTHREAEARDGGDGAWAVGVLRPAALTEMSRSCLVPADTAQQWKAAVRALDLLLHIEAQGIASRTLRRRAQLSAAALDLLLGLLRSQQLVTTVSGVHFPGPVLAMARRGDPPERFVQQSLDRLRDLTRAAIYISAYAGGQVVVPHYSEGPLAPGVQQWVDFRDTAHASANGKALLSQLTFEGRMDHLTRHQQIKLTDHTITTSRELFDALDGGGPHAAQYDYREYSRRNVCVAYSVGTPGKATCVALSLPSGEEHRLRQAARVLRAHSAGLLVSLLLAEQASSRPPLSLPGHAPLEGVGAQVRLPARR; encoded by the coding sequence GTGAGCAGGTACGAAGGCCCCTCCGGCGGGGCCCAGGGCCCGGATCCGGTGGTCCCGGCCGGGCTCGCGGACCTGCTGGACCAACTCGCCGGGCCAAAGGACGTCTGGGATCGGCCCGACGGTGACTTCGGGCCGCTGGACGGCTCGTACGGGCTGAGCCAGGAGGAACGAGAGCACGCCAACTCGATGTACCGGGTCGGCTCGAAGGCTCTCGTCCGCGGCGACCTGCTGCGGGCGGCGAACTGGCTGGGCTCGGCGGCCGAAGCCGGGCACCCCGGGGCGATGTTCCGCATGGCCGCGCTGACCGGGCGCGCCGGCGGAGCGGTGGACGATGTGCGGTTCCTGGTCGCGGAGGCGGCCCGACACGGGCACGTGGATGCCGAGCGGCTGCTGGCCGGGACGGTCGGGCGCAGGATCAGCGGCACGTGGACGATGCAGGACCCGGAGTTTTTCGACGAAGTCCGGATCGGGTTGGGCAAGCCGCTCGTCCTGCACACCGGCCACGGCGACGAGAACCCCGGCGGTGCGGGCGGGAGTCCGAGCCGGGCGGACGGTCCGCGGCTCGTCCTGCTGCCCCAGACCCGCGTCGAGCAGCCCGGCCCGCGGCGTGTGCCCAGGGGCCCGGCCCGACTCAGGCCGGTCCCGGCAAGCAGCACCGCCCGCACGGCGGCCGCCCAGGCGCCGATCGCGCAGCCCGACTCGGCAGAACTGGGCAGGCCGGACGCTGCCACGCCGCCCACGCACCGGGAGGCGGAAGCGCGCGACGGGGGCGACGGGGCCTGGGCGGTGGGAGTGCTGCGGCCGGCGGCGCTGACGGAGATGTCCAGGAGCTGTCTCGTGCCCGCCGACACCGCGCAGCAGTGGAAGGCCGCCGTCCGTGCGCTGGACCTGCTACTCCACATCGAGGCGCAGGGCATCGCCAGCCGGACGCTCCGGCGCCGGGCGCAGCTGTCGGCAGCCGCGCTCGACTTACTGCTGGGGCTGCTGCGCAGCCAGCAGTTGGTCACCACCGTCTCCGGCGTCCACTTCCCCGGCCCCGTCCTGGCCATGGCCCGCCGCGGCGACCCGCCAGAACGGTTCGTCCAGCAGTCCCTGGACCGGCTGCGCGACCTGACCCGGGCGGCGATCTACATCAGCGCCTATGCCGGCGGGCAAGTCGTCGTGCCGCACTACTCCGAAGGGCCGCTGGCACCCGGGGTGCAGCAGTGGGTGGACTTCCGCGACACCGCGCACGCCAGCGCCAATGGCAAGGCACTGCTGTCCCAGCTCACCTTCGAAGGGCGGATGGACCACCTGACCCGACACCAGCAGATCAAGCTCACCGACCACACCATCACCACCTCCCGCGAGCTGTTCGACGCCCTCGACGGCGGCGGCCCCCACGCCGCGCAGTACGACTACCGCGAGTACTCCCGGCGCAACGTGTGCGTCGCCTACTCCGTCGGCACCCCCGGCAAGGCCACCTGCGTGGCCCTGTCCCTGCCCTCCGGCGAGGAACACCGCCTCCGGCAGGCCGCACGAGTCCTGCGGGCCCACTCCGCCGGACTCCTTGTGTCCCTGCTGCTCGCCGAACAGGCCAGCAGCCGCCCTCCCCTGTCCCTGCCGGGCCACGCGCCTCTGGAAGGAGTCGGCGCGCAGGTCCGCCTCCCAGCCCGCCGCTAA
- a CDS encoding RNA polymerase sigma factor → MVGEQASEEVVVLAVDVAQRLYEAYASFMETEPYELRREFRTLPLATCQDVAQEAYLKVGRAAAEGKLDADTDVMAYLHKAARNLAVDKYRRQKRLRRHSVLMGGDALDVLPARRTLAQEDREVLQEVVIPQIRSMRDSQRRRVVELQSRGLSDREIALLMEISVERLHNLRNKAVTHLRGKLAGHIRDEYRKTKKSSGEKDR, encoded by the coding sequence GTGGTAGGCGAGCAGGCCTCGGAGGAGGTGGTGGTGCTGGCCGTGGACGTCGCGCAGCGGCTGTACGAGGCATACGCGTCGTTCATGGAGACGGAGCCCTACGAGCTGCGTCGGGAATTTCGGACGCTGCCGCTGGCGACGTGTCAGGACGTGGCGCAGGAGGCGTATCTGAAGGTGGGCCGTGCCGCCGCGGAGGGGAAGCTGGACGCGGACACGGACGTGATGGCGTACCTGCACAAGGCCGCGCGCAACCTGGCGGTGGACAAGTACCGCCGGCAGAAGCGGTTGCGGCGGCACAGCGTACTGATGGGCGGGGACGCGCTGGACGTGCTCCCTGCGCGGCGGACGCTGGCGCAGGAGGACCGCGAGGTTCTGCAGGAGGTCGTGATCCCGCAGATTCGGAGCATGCGCGACAGCCAGCGCCGGCGGGTGGTGGAGCTGCAGAGCCGCGGGCTGAGCGATCGCGAGATCGCGCTCCTGATGGAGATATCGGTGGAGCGGCTTCACAACCTGCGGAACAAGGCCGTCACGCATCTAAGGGGCAAGCTCGCTGGGCATATTCGGGACGAGTACCGCAAAACGAAGAAGAGCAGCGGGGAGAAGGACAGGTGA
- a CDS encoding site-specific integrase yields the protein MHRSGRRIGDPTGRLTAEGIADIVTRAACRAGLTARPGDVLPDGAPRWTGHSLGRGYAEATRHAKKSPLEASRHGGWADGSRAFVGYHDRAAAFDEELNPLYGIGL from the coding sequence ATGCACCGCAGCGGCCGCCGCATCGGAGACCCGACCGGTCGGCTCACCGCCGAGGGCATCGCCGACATCGTCACCCGCGCCGCCTGCCGCGCCGGCCTCACCGCCCGCCCCGGCGACGTCCTCCCCGACGGCGCCCCACGCTGGACCGGCCACTCCCTGGGCCGCGGCTACGCCGAGGCCACCCGCCACGCCAAGAAGAGCCCCCTGGAAGCCTCCCGCCACGGCGGCTGGGCCGACGGATCCCGCGCCTTCGTCGGCTACCACGACCGCGCCGCCGCCTTCGACGAGGAACTCAACCCGCTGTACGGCATCGGCTTGTAG
- a CDS encoding WhiB family transcriptional regulator produces MGAGSGAVSRAGGVPPLPPGWAAARSADWLDRLWAYPDLAPALVVRQERDGTAACVGEDPRTFFPEPWEMTTGGAVPSGAERRALAICGRCPVLAWCLERDLNDSSTPSKILGVRAGLRQGDRRALYLRVFGRRPRNGAAE; encoded by the coding sequence GTGGGCGCTGGGAGTGGCGCTGTGAGCCGGGCGGGCGGGGTGCCCCCGCTTCCGCCGGGGTGGGCCGCGGCGCGGTCGGCTGACTGGTTGGACCGGCTGTGGGCGTACCCGGATCTGGCTCCGGCGCTGGTGGTTCGTCAGGAGCGGGATGGGACGGCGGCCTGCGTGGGTGAGGACCCGCGGACGTTCTTCCCGGAGCCGTGGGAGATGACGACCGGCGGGGCTGTGCCCTCGGGGGCGGAGCGGAGGGCGCTGGCGATCTGCGGCCGGTGCCCGGTGCTGGCCTGGTGTCTGGAGCGGGACCTGAATGACTCCTCGACCCCCTCGAAGATTCTCGGGGTGCGGGCGGGGCTGCGGCAGGGGGATCGCCGGGCGCTTTACCTCCGGGTGTTCGGCCGGCGGCCGAGGAACGGGGCGGCCGAGTGA
- a CDS encoding site-specific integrase, giving the protein MTTEIELPTPAPTERQALIERWAERHGVDAARRLAEAEDLADAVAAEITPDNTVDTYAKSWRVWTRFCAATGLPEREGSRGALVAFVAWMLREGRQNGTGYAPNSADTHLAAVVIGLRQRGAAVSGDDQAAARKALAGLEVKLLQAGQRRGRGQAVGADIDGLYAVARSCPDTLTGDRDKALVLTGFHYASRAQDPAGLQSGDITLHPRGLIVAVLTGKTKHSVRNAKIGYAQDPEICPVRAYTAYRERLVAEHGTRWTDPSTPAFVGIDQHGHITGGLVPDSVTRAVKRISTRAGVPISWTGHSLRIGLASTGRRKGKDTIAIADQGGWARHSRSMLGYMQRDDGWDDNASAGLT; this is encoded by the coding sequence ATGACCACGGAGATCGAGCTCCCGACTCCCGCCCCGACCGAACGACAGGCCCTCATCGAGCGGTGGGCCGAACGCCACGGCGTTGATGCCGCCCGCCGCCTGGCCGAGGCCGAGGACCTGGCCGACGCGGTCGCCGCCGAGATCACCCCGGACAACACCGTTGACACCTACGCCAAGAGCTGGAGGGTGTGGACCCGGTTCTGCGCCGCCACCGGCCTGCCGGAGCGGGAGGGATCCCGCGGCGCGCTGGTCGCCTTCGTGGCCTGGATGCTGCGCGAGGGCCGACAGAACGGGACCGGCTACGCCCCGAACTCCGCCGACACCCACCTCGCCGCCGTCGTCATCGGCCTGCGCCAGCGCGGCGCCGCCGTCAGCGGCGACGACCAGGCCGCCGCCCGCAAGGCCCTGGCCGGACTGGAGGTCAAACTCCTGCAGGCCGGCCAGCGGCGCGGCCGCGGCCAGGCCGTCGGCGCCGACATTGACGGGCTGTACGCCGTCGCCCGCTCTTGCCCCGACACCCTCACCGGCGACCGCGACAAGGCGCTCGTCCTCACCGGCTTCCACTACGCCTCCCGCGCCCAGGACCCCGCCGGCCTCCAGAGCGGCGACATCACCCTGCACCCGCGCGGCCTCATCGTCGCCGTGCTCACCGGCAAGACCAAGCACTCCGTCCGCAACGCCAAGATCGGCTACGCCCAGGACCCGGAGATCTGCCCGGTCCGCGCCTACACCGCCTACCGCGAGCGCCTGGTCGCCGAGCACGGCACGCGCTGGACCGACCCCTCCACCCCCGCCTTCGTCGGCATCGACCAGCACGGCCACATCACCGGCGGCCTGGTCCCCGACTCCGTCACCCGCGCCGTCAAGCGCATCTCCACCCGGGCCGGCGTGCCGATCTCCTGGACCGGCCACTCTCTGCGCATCGGACTCGCCTCCACCGGCCGCCGGAAGGGCAAGGACACCATCGCCATCGCCGACCAGGGCGGCTGGGCCCGCCACTCCCGCTCCATGCTCGGCTACATGCAGCGCGACGACGGCTGGGACGACAACGCCTCCGCTGGCCTGACCTGA
- a CDS encoding helix-turn-helix domain-containing protein: MLEVKVTATHDPVSSVDVLLHGHTPLLPPVFRGPLRRAAGLTQRQVAQAVGVQPLQILRWEAGEAEPRPGERRVAYSRLLQGLAQQHPHVITSTAVP; this comes from the coding sequence ATGTTGGAGGTGAAGGTGACAGCCACTCATGACCCCGTGTCATCCGTGGACGTGCTACTGCATGGCCATACGCCACTCTTGCCCCCTGTCTTCCGGGGGCCGCTCCGCCGTGCCGCGGGACTGACCCAACGCCAGGTTGCCCAAGCCGTCGGTGTTCAGCCTCTCCAGATTCTCCGATGGGAAGCAGGCGAAGCCGAGCCACGACCTGGCGAGCGCCGAGTCGCATATAGCCGCCTGCTCCAAGGGCTAGCCCAGCAGCACCCTCACGTCATCACCTCAACCGCAGTGCCGTAG
- a CDS encoding GntR family transcriptional regulator — MTSSGDLSAELRQRITAGELAVGSKLPTNAQLMAKHGVSKATVTKAIATLADEGLVYSSKRAGTIVRSTSPIALPLSRYGQVLAPGGAKGPWETATAALGLNGHMKFVSVERVRADSSLAVLLDLCEGDELVYRVRQAVILPSDVVQLQHSWYPASIAEAAGLDRDGKVVGGVYGALTGAGHQPTRASETVSARMPTEDEAAQLRIGGRVWVIAIERLTRDAQGRALEVMRAVAPADRLQLTYDDLPLTEG, encoded by the coding sequence ATGACCAGTTCCGGAGACCTCTCCGCAGAGCTGCGCCAGCGCATCACGGCAGGGGAACTCGCAGTTGGCAGCAAGCTGCCCACGAATGCCCAGCTCATGGCCAAGCACGGCGTCTCGAAGGCGACGGTCACCAAAGCCATTGCCACGCTGGCGGACGAGGGGCTGGTCTACTCGTCCAAGCGGGCCGGCACGATCGTCCGGTCCACAAGCCCCATCGCGTTGCCGCTCAGCAGGTACGGCCAAGTACTCGCACCCGGCGGAGCCAAGGGTCCATGGGAGACAGCCACCGCAGCTCTCGGCCTGAACGGACACATGAAGTTCGTTTCGGTCGAGCGCGTCCGCGCGGACTCCAGCCTGGCCGTGCTCCTAGACCTATGCGAGGGCGATGAGCTGGTCTACCGCGTTCGCCAGGCAGTGATCCTGCCCAGTGACGTCGTCCAGCTCCAGCATTCTTGGTATCCGGCCTCCATCGCCGAAGCGGCTGGACTTGACCGGGACGGAAAAGTCGTCGGCGGCGTCTACGGAGCTCTCACCGGCGCGGGCCACCAGCCCACCAGAGCGAGCGAGACCGTGAGCGCTCGAATGCCGACAGAGGACGAAGCCGCACAACTGCGCATCGGCGGCCGTGTATGGGTCATCGCCATCGAGCGACTTACCCGCGATGCCCAGGGCCGCGCCCTCGAAGTGATGCGGGCTGTTGCCCCTGCAGACCGGCTCCAGCTCACCTACGACGACTTGCCCTTGACGGAAGGCTGA
- a CDS encoding serine/arginine repetitive matrix protein 1: MAALTNDYELLRMAATAVWGVPGRRRERAAPGPRTSAPPQLDFPPVRNGLDYLASVVEHLDETESEVTPRGVKYAVLHLQAAVEILFKARLLAEHWTLVFTHPGDATRKELDEATLKSVTPDQAVARLRNIVGVPISDKEGKALKKLTEDRNKLQHFGLTQNAFAVEARAGEVLDFLIRFVDTQLMPYLGPEEQQETKRSLGSLREGLGNINSYVEKRMNRIGGELRDERLENITVECPACEKVTLVLDEAPPTLPAAQGVFSTCRFCSGVFGLDVLLDRWVPASWDRHGKPSDANVCPRCDQETLGTDVRVRSEPEPVYFCFACPRIIEEVAPCEGCGRQIDVSGVGASPWCRSCEDSWEPEDEPQYEGPEDSGFSEESG, translated from the coding sequence GTGGCTGCACTGACGAACGATTACGAACTGCTGCGCATGGCCGCGACGGCGGTCTGGGGCGTCCCGGGCCGGCGGAGGGAGCGGGCGGCGCCCGGGCCGCGGACCTCGGCCCCGCCGCAGCTCGACTTCCCGCCGGTCCGCAACGGGCTCGACTACCTGGCCAGCGTCGTCGAGCACCTGGACGAGACCGAGTCCGAGGTGACGCCCCGGGGCGTGAAGTACGCCGTCCTCCACCTCCAGGCCGCGGTCGAGATCCTGTTCAAGGCCCGCCTGCTCGCCGAGCACTGGACCCTCGTCTTCACCCACCCCGGCGACGCCACCCGCAAGGAGCTGGACGAGGCCACGCTCAAGAGCGTCACGCCCGACCAGGCCGTCGCCCGGCTGCGGAACATCGTTGGCGTCCCCATCTCCGACAAGGAGGGGAAGGCGCTCAAGAAGCTGACTGAGGACCGCAACAAGCTCCAGCACTTCGGCCTGACCCAGAACGCCTTTGCGGTCGAGGCGCGTGCTGGCGAGGTGCTCGACTTCCTCATCCGCTTCGTCGACACCCAGCTGATGCCCTACCTCGGCCCCGAGGAGCAACAAGAGACGAAGCGCAGCCTCGGGAGCCTCCGCGAGGGGCTGGGTAACATCAACTCCTACGTTGAGAAGCGGATGAACCGGATCGGCGGCGAGCTGCGCGACGAACGCCTTGAGAACATCACCGTCGAGTGCCCCGCCTGCGAAAAGGTGACGCTGGTCCTGGACGAGGCTCCTCCGACCCTGCCGGCCGCCCAGGGAGTCTTCTCCACCTGCCGATTCTGCTCCGGCGTCTTCGGCCTCGATGTCCTCCTCGACCGCTGGGTCCCTGCGTCTTGGGACAGGCACGGCAAGCCGTCGGATGCCAACGTCTGCCCCCGGTGCGACCAGGAGACGCTCGGTACCGACGTTCGGGTGCGCAGCGAACCGGAGCCCGTCTACTTCTGCTTCGCCTGCCCACGCATCATCGAGGAGGTCGCACCCTGTGAGGGCTGCGGGCGACAGATCGACGTCTCGGGCGTGGGTGCCTCGCCATGGTGCAGGTCGTGCGAAGACTCGTGGGAGCCCGAGGACGAGCCGCAGTACGAGGGCCCCGAGGACTCCGGGTTCAGCGAGGAGTCCGGATGA
- a CDS encoding tetratricopeptide repeat protein: protein MNAQVLAGMGGVGKTQLAANHARHAWGDGEIDLLVWVTAATRQAVIDAYAQAAADILHADPTDPERAAQAFLAWLEPKPTPQATPRWLIVLDDVADPGDLRGLWPPTHALGRTLLTTRRRDAALTAHAQSVPVGLFTQGEATAYLQQALAGHRRRDNNSVLEALAADLGHLPLALSQAAAYLIDTHLDVASYRIHLADRARQLADLLPEPGTLPDDQPTSAAAAWSLSLDRANQLRPVGLARPMLQLAAMLDPNGIPQAALTSEPALSHLAANRTPQHDRGSTPTPPAITAESAIGALRILHRLSLIDHTPDEPHQAVRIHQLIQRATRDALDPDHQSRLARTAADALTAAWPEVERDTELASALRANTTAMIACSEDGLYRPDVHVVLYRLGLSFAEAGQVTSARQHFQQLTTTTTHYLGSDHINTLTARSNLAHWRGEAGDPTGAAAEFAAVLKDRLRVLGPKHPDTLTTQSNLAIWQARTGDLAGAVAACTAMLETSLRVLGPDHPHNLTTRNNLANWRGEAGDPAGAAADCAAVLKDRLRVLGPEHPDTLLTRANLACWLGEAGDPAGAAAACTAVLKDFVRVLGPDHPRTLATRNNLANWRGEAGDPAGAAADCAAVLEDRLRVLGPDHPDIFMSRAGLVYWLWKAGNPAGTAAACAAALDDHLRVLGSETPHANTARKTLAIQQGQTRDLAWAGPEFATLVRDFLALALAKATPTPTPPETTLPMARARDEVRNTAGDHPQRGA from the coding sequence ATGAACGCGCAGGTTCTGGCCGGTATGGGCGGGGTCGGCAAGACCCAGCTGGCCGCCAATCACGCCCGCCATGCATGGGGGGACGGGGAGATCGACCTCCTCGTCTGGGTCACAGCGGCGACTCGCCAGGCCGTCATCGATGCTTACGCCCAGGCTGCCGCGGACATCCTGCACGCGGACCCGACCGATCCAGAGCGGGCCGCGCAGGCGTTCCTGGCTTGGCTGGAGCCCAAGCCCACTCCGCAAGCGACGCCCCGCTGGCTGATCGTCTTGGATGACGTCGCTGACCCCGGGGACCTTCGCGGCTTGTGGCCACCCACCCACGCACTCGGCCGAACTCTACTGACCACCCGCCGCCGCGACGCCGCTCTGACCGCTCACGCCCAGTCGGTCCCGGTAGGCCTGTTCACCCAAGGCGAGGCCACCGCATACCTTCAGCAAGCTCTGGCCGGCCATAGGCGGCGCGACAACAACTCGGTTCTCGAGGCGCTCGCCGCTGACCTCGGGCACCTCCCGCTCGCCTTGTCTCAGGCCGCCGCATACCTCATCGACACCCACCTGGACGTAGCCAGCTACCGCATCCATCTGGCCGACCGCGCAAGGCAGCTAGCCGACTTGCTTCCGGAGCCTGGGACCCTGCCCGACGACCAACCAACAAGCGCGGCCGCCGCCTGGTCCCTGTCATTGGACCGAGCGAACCAGCTGCGCCCCGTCGGCCTGGCCCGCCCCATGCTTCAGCTCGCCGCGATGCTCGATCCCAACGGCATCCCCCAGGCGGCTCTGACCAGCGAACCGGCCCTCAGCCACCTGGCAGCCAACCGGACCCCCCAGCACGATCGCGGGTCTACCCCGACGCCCCCCGCAATCACCGCAGAGTCGGCGATCGGCGCCCTACGGATCCTGCACCGTCTGAGCCTGATCGACCACACCCCCGATGAACCTCACCAAGCAGTACGCATCCATCAGCTCATCCAACGGGCCACCCGTGACGCTCTCGACCCCGATCACCAGAGCCGCCTCGCGCGCACCGCGGCCGACGCACTGACCGCAGCCTGGCCCGAGGTCGAACGCGACACCGAACTCGCCAGCGCCCTACGCGCCAACACCACGGCCATGATTGCGTGCTCCGAAGACGGCCTGTACCGCCCCGATGTTCACGTGGTGCTGTACCGCCTTGGCCTGAGCTTCGCAGAAGCTGGCCAGGTAACATCCGCCCGTCAACACTTCCAGCAACTCACCACTACCACTACCCACTACTTGGGTTCGGACCACATCAATACCCTGACAGCCAGGTCCAACCTCGCCCACTGGCGGGGGGAGGCTGGAGACCCCACCGGGGCGGCAGCCGAGTTTGCCGCCGTGCTGAAGGACCGCCTGCGCGTACTGGGCCCAAAGCACCCCGACACCCTCACGACCCAAAGCAACCTCGCTATCTGGCAGGCGAGGACGGGGGATCTCGCCGGGGCCGTAGCAGCCTGCACCGCCATGCTGGAAACGTCACTGCGGGTGCTGGGCCCGGACCACCCCCACAACCTCACCACCCGAAACAACCTCGCGAACTGGCGAGGGGAGGCTGGGGATCCCGCCGGAGCCGCGGCCGACTGTGCCGCCGTGCTGAAGGACCGCCTGCGCGTACTGGGTCCAGAGCACCCCGACACCCTCCTCACACGAGCGAACCTCGCCTGCTGGCTGGGGGAAGCGGGAGATCCAGCCGGGGCCGCAGCCGCGTGCACCGCCGTGCTGAAGGACTTCGTGCGGGTGCTCGGCCCGGACCATCCCCGTACTCTTGCCACCCGAAACAACCTCGCGAACTGGCGAGGGGAGGCTGGGGATCCTGCCGGAGCCGCGGCCGACTGTGCCGCCGTGCTGGAGGACCGCCTCCGCGTACTTGGCCCGGACCACCCCGATATTTTCATGAGCCGAGCCGGCCTCGTCTACTGGCTGTGGAAGGCGGGGAATCCCGCCGGAACCGCAGCCGCGTGCGCCGCCGCGCTGGACGACCACCTGCGGGTGCTGGGCTCAGAGACCCCGCATGCCAACACCGCCCGAAAGACCCTCGCTATCCAGCAGGGACAGACTCGGGACCTCGCCTGGGCCGGACCCGAGTTCGCCACCTTGGTGAGGGACTTCCTGGCCCTCGCGCTAGCCAAGGCCACCCCGACGCCCACACCTCCCGAAACAACCTTGCCCATGGCCAGAGCCAGGGATGAGGTTCGAAATACGGCTGGCGATCACCCGCAGAGGGGGGCATAA